Proteins co-encoded in one Pseudomonas beijingensis genomic window:
- the folB gene encoding dihydroneopterin aldolase gives MDRVFIEGLEVDTVIGAYDWERGIRQCLRLDLSFAWDNRPAAAGDDLTLALDYASVSSRIQVFAEQAQFQLVETFAERLAQALMDEFKITWLRLKVTKPGAVSAASGVGVEIERGCR, from the coding sequence TTGGACAGAGTGTTTATCGAGGGCCTGGAAGTCGACACGGTAATCGGTGCCTACGACTGGGAGCGAGGCATCCGACAGTGCCTGCGGCTTGACCTGAGCTTTGCCTGGGATAACCGCCCGGCCGCCGCGGGCGACGACCTGACCCTGGCACTCGACTACGCCAGCGTTTCGTCGCGCATCCAGGTGTTTGCCGAGCAGGCGCAGTTCCAGTTGGTCGAAACCTTCGCCGAGCGGCTGGCCCAGGCGCTCATGGACGAGTTCAAGATCACCTGGCTGCGTCTGAAAGTGACCAAGCCTGGCGCCGTGTCGGCAGCCAGCGGTGTTGGCGTGGAGATCGAGCGCGGATGTCGCTGA
- the rpoD gene encoding RNA polymerase sigma factor RpoD, which produces MSGKAQQQSRIKELILLGREQGYLTYAEVNDHLPEDISDPEQVEDIIRMINDMGINVFEVAPDKDALMLADADTDEAAAEEAAAALAAVETDIGRTTDPVRMYMREMGTVELLTREGEIEIAKRIEEGIREVMGAIAHFPGTVDHILSEYTRVTTEGGRLSDVLSGYIDPDDGIAPPAAEVPPPIDAKAVKADDDTDDDDAEASDDEEEAESGPDPVIAAQRFGAVSDQMEITRKALKKHGRNNKQAIAELLALAELFMPIKLVPKQFEGLVERVRSALDRLRQQERAIMQLCVRDARMPRADFLRQFPGNEVDESWTDALAKGKSKYAEAIARLQPDIIRCQQKLSALEAETGLSIAEIKDINRRMSIGEAKARRAKKEMVEANLRLVISIAKKYTNRGLQFLDLIQEGNIGLMKAVDKFEYRRGYKFSTYATWWIRQAITRSIADQARTIRIPVHMIETINKLNRISRQMLQEMGREPTPEELGERMEMPEDKIRKVLKIAKEPISMETPIGDDEDSHLGDFIEDSTMQSPIDVATVESLKEATREVLSGLTAREAKVLRMRFGIDMNTDHTLEEVGKQFDVTRERIRQIEAKALRKLRHPTRSEHLRSFLDE; this is translated from the coding sequence ATGTCCGGAAAAGCGCAACAGCAGTCTCGTATCAAAGAGTTGATCCTATTGGGTCGTGAGCAGGGCTACCTGACTTACGCGGAGGTCAACGACCACCTGCCGGAGGATATTTCAGATCCGGAACAGGTGGAAGACATCATCCGCATGATCAACGACATGGGGATCAACGTATTCGAGGTTGCTCCAGATAAGGATGCCCTTATGCTGGCCGACGCCGATACCGACGAGGCGGCCGCTGAAGAAGCGGCCGCAGCGTTGGCAGCGGTCGAGACCGACATTGGTCGCACCACGGACCCCGTGCGCATGTACATGCGTGAAATGGGTACGGTAGAGCTCCTCACACGTGAAGGCGAAATCGAAATCGCCAAGCGTATTGAAGAAGGCATCCGTGAAGTGATGGGCGCAATCGCGCACTTCCCTGGCACGGTTGACCATATTCTCTCGGAGTACACCCGCGTCACCACCGAAGGTGGCCGCCTGTCCGACGTCCTGAGCGGCTATATCGACCCGGACGACGGCATTGCGCCGCCTGCCGCCGAAGTGCCGCCGCCGATCGACGCGAAAGCCGTCAAGGCCGACGACGACACCGATGACGACGACGCCGAAGCGAGCGACGACGAGGAAGAAGCCGAAAGTGGTCCGGATCCGGTCATCGCCGCACAGCGTTTCGGCGCTGTGTCCGACCAGATGGAAATCACCCGCAAGGCGCTGAAAAAGCACGGCCGCAACAACAAGCAGGCGATTGCTGAGCTGTTGGCACTGGCCGAGCTGTTCATGCCGATCAAACTGGTGCCGAAGCAATTCGAAGGCCTGGTCGAGCGTGTTCGCAGTGCCCTGGATCGCTTGCGTCAGCAAGAGCGCGCGATCATGCAGCTTTGCGTGCGTGACGCCCGCATGCCACGTGCTGATTTCCTGCGCCAGTTCCCAGGCAACGAAGTCGACGAAAGCTGGACCGATGCATTGGCCAAGGGCAAGAGCAAATACGCCGAAGCCATTGCCCGCTTGCAGCCGGACATCATTCGTTGCCAGCAGAAACTCAGTGCGCTGGAGGCCGAGACTGGCCTGAGCATCGCCGAGATCAAGGACATCAACCGTCGCATGTCGATCGGCGAGGCCAAGGCCCGTCGCGCGAAGAAAGAGATGGTCGAAGCGAACTTGCGTCTGGTGATCTCCATCGCCAAGAAGTACACCAACCGCGGCCTGCAATTCCTCGACCTGATCCAGGAAGGCAACATCGGCCTGATGAAGGCGGTGGACAAGTTCGAATACCGTCGCGGCTACAAGTTCTCGACTTATGCCACCTGGTGGATCCGTCAGGCGATCACTCGCTCGATCGCCGACCAGGCCCGCACCATCCGTATTCCGGTGCACATGATCGAGACGATCAACAAGCTCAACCGCATTTCCCGGCAGATGCTGCAGGAAATGGGTCGCGAACCGACGCCGGAAGAGCTGGGCGAACGCATGGAAATGCCTGAGGACAAGATCCGCAAGGTATTGAAGATCGCCAAAGAGCCGATCTCCATGGAAACCCCGATCGGCGATGACGAAGACTCCCATCTGGGTGACTTCATCGAAGACTCCACCATGCAGTCTCCGATCGATGTCGCCACGGTCGAGAGTCTCAAGGAAGCGACTCGCGAAGTACTCTCCGGCCTCACTGCCCGTGAAGCCAAGGTACTGCGCATGCGCTTCGGCATCGACATGAATACCGACCATACCCTCGAGGAAGTCGGTAAGCAGTTCGATGTGACCCGTGAACGGATTCGCCAGATCGAAGCCAAGGCGTTGCGCAAACTGCGCCACCCGACGCGAAGCGAGCATCTGCGCTCCTTCCTCGACGAGTGA
- the tsaD gene encoding tRNA (adenosine(37)-N6)-threonylcarbamoyltransferase complex transferase subunit TsaD, translating to MLVLGLETSCDETGVALYDSERGLLADALFSQIDLHRAYGGVVPELASRDHVKRMLPLIRQVLAEAGCVPTEIDGIAYTAGPGLVGALLVGASCAQALAFAWGIPALGVHHMEGHLLAPMLESQPPEFPFVALLVSGGHTQLIRVDGIGQYELLGETLDDAAGEAFDKTAKMMGLNYPGGPEISRLATQGVDGRFVFPRPMCDRPGLDFSFSGLKTFALNTWQQRVSAGDDSEQARCDISLAFQQAVVETLTIKCKRALKQAGLKRLVIAGGVSANKALRTSLEKMLGDMKGDVYYARPEFCTDNGAMIAFAGCQRLQAGQQESLAISVQARWPMEQLPPL from the coding sequence ATGCTAGTACTGGGATTAGAAACCTCCTGCGACGAAACCGGTGTCGCACTTTACGACAGCGAACGCGGGCTGCTGGCCGATGCGCTGTTCAGCCAGATCGACCTGCACCGCGCCTACGGCGGGGTGGTGCCCGAGCTTGCCTCCCGCGATCACGTCAAGCGCATGCTGCCCTTGATCCGCCAGGTCCTGGCCGAAGCCGGCTGCGTGCCGACCGAGATCGATGGCATCGCCTACACCGCCGGCCCGGGCCTGGTGGGGGCGTTGCTGGTGGGCGCTTCCTGTGCCCAGGCGCTGGCCTTTGCCTGGGGGATTCCGGCCCTGGGCGTGCACCACATGGAAGGCCACTTGCTGGCGCCGATGCTGGAGTCGCAACCGCCAGAATTCCCGTTCGTCGCTTTGTTGGTCTCGGGCGGCCATACGCAGCTCATCCGGGTTGATGGAATCGGCCAATACGAACTGCTGGGCGAAACCCTCGACGATGCCGCCGGCGAAGCGTTCGACAAAACTGCCAAAATGATGGGCCTCAATTATCCCGGTGGGCCGGAAATCTCCCGGCTGGCCACACAAGGGGTCGATGGACGCTTCGTGTTCCCGCGGCCGATGTGCGACCGTCCTGGCCTGGATTTCAGTTTCAGCGGGCTGAAGACGTTCGCCTTGAACACCTGGCAACAGCGTGTCAGCGCCGGGGACGACAGTGAGCAAGCCCGTTGCGACATCTCGCTGGCGTTCCAGCAGGCCGTGGTGGAGACTTTGACCATCAAGTGCAAGCGTGCCCTGAAGCAGGCCGGGCTCAAGCGCCTGGTGATCGCCGGAGGCGTGAGTGCGAACAAGGCCTTGCGGACATCGCTGGAGAAAATGCTCGGTGACATGAAGGGCGACGTTTACTACGCGCGGCCGGAGTTCTGCACAGATAACGGCGCGATGATTGCCTTTGCCGGCTGCCAGCGTTTGCAGGCTGGCCAGCAGGAAAGCCTGGCAATCAGCGTGCAGGCGCGTTGGCCCATGGAGCAGTTGCCCCCCTTGTGA
- the plsY gene encoding glycerol-3-phosphate 1-O-acyltransferase PlsY → MFWLLAILAYLLGSLSFAILLSRLTGRPDPRMSGSGNAGATNMLRLAGRKLAILTLLGDLCKGLVPVLIASLAGLSLQQQAWIGVCAVIGHLFPLYFRFRGGKGVATAAGMLLGLYPPAALLAVCAWLLTFYLTRTSSLAALIATPLTLPLLAWQEPAALLPMTALVALIVWRHRGNLRDLFAGRERHF, encoded by the coding sequence ATGTTTTGGTTACTGGCGATTCTCGCCTACCTGCTCGGCTCGCTGTCCTTCGCCATTTTGCTCAGCCGCCTGACCGGTCGCCCGGATCCGCGAATGAGTGGCTCAGGCAATGCCGGCGCCACCAACATGCTGCGCCTGGCCGGACGCAAACTTGCCATCCTGACCCTGCTGGGCGACCTCTGCAAAGGCCTTGTCCCGGTATTGATCGCCAGCCTTGCAGGGCTTTCGTTGCAGCAACAGGCCTGGATCGGCGTCTGTGCCGTCATCGGCCATCTATTCCCGCTGTACTTTCGCTTTCGTGGCGGCAAAGGTGTCGCCACCGCCGCCGGCATGCTGCTGGGCCTATACCCGCCCGCCGCCCTGCTGGCTGTCTGCGCCTGGCTGCTGACGTTCTACCTGACCCGCACCAGCTCCCTGGCCGCGCTGATCGCCACGCCGCTGACCCTGCCGTTGCTGGCCTGGCAGGAGCCGGCGGCCTTGCTGCCCATGACCGCGCTGGTTGCACTGATCGTCTGGCGCCACCGGGGCAATCTACGCGACCTGTTCGCCGGGCGCGAACGGCATTTTTAA
- the rpsU gene encoding 30S ribosomal protein S21, with protein sequence MPAVKVKENEPFDVALRRFKRSCEKAGVLAEVRSREFYEKPTSERKRKAAAAVKRHAKKVQREQRRAVRLY encoded by the coding sequence ATGCCAGCCGTCAAAGTAAAAGAGAACGAACCCTTCGACGTAGCTCTGCGTCGTTTCAAGCGCTCCTGCGAAAAAGCCGGTGTTCTGGCTGAAGTTCGTAGCCGCGAATTCTACGAGAAGCCGACTTCTGAGCGTAAGCGCAAGGCAGCAGCCGCTGTTAAGCGTCACGCCAAGAAAGTTCAGCGCGAGCAGCGCCGCGCCGTACGTCTGTACTAA
- the dnaG gene encoding DNA primase yields the protein MAGLIPQSFIDDLLNRTDIVDVVSSRLQMKKAGKNYTACCPFHKEKTPSFSVSPDKQFYYCFGCGAGGNALGFIMDHDNLDFPQAVEELAKAAGMEIPREESGRPHKPRQPTDSPLYPLLTAAADFYRQALKSHPARKAAVDYLKGRGLTGEIARDFGLGFAPPGWDNLYKHLSSDTLQQRAMIDAGLLIENAETGKRYDRFRDRVMFPIRDTRGRIIAFGGRVLGDDKPKYLNSPETPVFHKGQELYGLYEARKNNRNLDEIIVVEGYMDVIALAQQGLRNAVATLGTATSEEHMKRLFRVVPNVLFCFDGDQAGRNAAWRALEATLPCLQDGRRARFLFLPEGEDPDTLVRSEGTDAFRARINQHAQPLADYFFQQLTEEADPRSLEGKAHMATLAAPLIDKVPGANLRTLMRQRLTEITGLNSEAVNQLVHSAPQEAPPAYDPGIDYDAMPDFADYHQPQQDYAPQQEWTPKKPGSGGKKWDKKPWDKNGKRGDRDQPRAPRVPAAVEPPTLAALRTLLHHPQLAEKVEDAGHFAAEDHSNTQLLVALLEAVQKNPKLNSFQLIARWHGTEQGRLLKALAEKEWLIEGDNLEQQFFDTITSLSARQRERNLEQLLRKARQSELTSEEKNQLRDLLSRNVCASNPTSTGA from the coding sequence ATGGCCGGGCTGATTCCCCAGAGCTTTATTGACGACCTCCTGAACCGCACCGACATCGTCGACGTGGTCAGCTCTCGCCTGCAAATGAAAAAAGCAGGCAAGAACTACACGGCCTGCTGCCCGTTTCACAAAGAGAAAACGCCCTCTTTCAGCGTCAGCCCCGACAAGCAGTTCTACTATTGCTTCGGTTGCGGCGCGGGCGGCAATGCCCTCGGCTTCATCATGGACCACGACAACCTGGACTTTCCCCAGGCTGTCGAAGAATTGGCCAAAGCCGCGGGCATGGAAATACCCCGCGAAGAAAGCGGTCGACCGCACAAACCACGCCAACCGACCGATTCGCCGCTTTACCCACTATTGACGGCGGCGGCCGACTTTTATCGCCAGGCTCTCAAAAGCCACCCAGCACGCAAGGCCGCGGTGGATTATCTCAAGGGCCGCGGCCTGACGGGCGAAATCGCCCGGGACTTCGGGCTCGGATTCGCTCCGCCCGGCTGGGACAACCTGTACAAGCATCTAAGCAGCGACACACTGCAACAGCGCGCCATGATCGACGCCGGCCTGCTGATCGAAAATGCCGAAACCGGCAAGCGCTACGACCGCTTCCGCGACCGGGTCATGTTTCCGATCCGCGACACACGCGGACGGATCATCGCCTTTGGTGGCCGGGTGCTGGGCGATGACAAGCCGAAATACCTGAACTCCCCGGAAACCCCGGTGTTCCATAAGGGCCAGGAACTCTACGGCCTGTACGAAGCGCGCAAGAACAACCGCAATCTCGACGAAATCATCGTCGTCGAGGGCTACATGGACGTGATCGCCCTGGCCCAGCAAGGCCTGCGTAATGCCGTCGCGACCCTGGGCACGGCCACCAGCGAAGAGCACATGAAGCGCCTGTTTCGCGTCGTGCCCAACGTGCTGTTCTGCTTCGACGGCGACCAGGCCGGCCGCAATGCCGCCTGGCGCGCACTGGAGGCTACCTTGCCGTGCCTGCAGGACGGACGCCGGGCGCGCTTCCTGTTCCTGCCCGAGGGCGAGGACCCGGACACCCTGGTACGCTCCGAAGGCACCGACGCATTCCGTGCGCGGATCAACCAGCACGCACAACCGCTGGCCGACTATTTTTTCCAGCAGTTGACCGAAGAAGCCGATCCGCGCTCCCTCGAAGGCAAGGCCCACATGGCCACCCTCGCGGCGCCGCTGATCGACAAGGTGCCCGGCGCCAATCTGCGCACACTCATGCGCCAGCGCCTGACCGAGATCACCGGTCTCAACAGCGAAGCGGTCAACCAACTGGTGCACAGCGCCCCCCAGGAGGCGCCGCCGGCATATGACCCAGGCATCGATTACGACGCGATGCCGGATTTCGCCGACTATCATCAACCCCAGCAGGATTACGCCCCGCAGCAGGAATGGACGCCAAAAAAACCTGGCAGCGGCGGCAAGAAATGGGACAAGAAACCCTGGGACAAGAACGGCAAGCGCGGCGATCGCGACCAGCCACGTGCCCCGCGCGTGCCGGCCGCCGTCGAACCACCAACACTGGCCGCCTTGCGCACCTTGCTGCACCACCCGCAACTGGCGGAGAAAGTCGAGGACGCAGGGCACTTCGCCGCCGAGGACCACAGCAATACGCAATTGCTGGTGGCACTCCTTGAAGCCGTGCAGAAGAACCCCAAGCTAAACTCTTTCCAGTTGATCGCACGGTGGCACGGGACCGAGCAGGGACGCCTTTTGAAGGCCCTGGCCGAGAAGGAATGGCTGATTGAGGGAGACAACCTTGAACAACAGTTTTTCGACACCATTACTAGCTTGTCCGCCCGCCAACGCGAGCGAAACCTGGAACAACTTCTGCGAAAAGCTCGCCAGAGCGAGTTGACCAGCGAAGAGAAAAACCAATTGCGCGACTTACTCAGCCGCAATGTTTGCGCATCAAACCCGACCTCAACTGGCGCGTGA